A genomic region of Caulobacter sp. NIBR2454 contains the following coding sequences:
- a CDS encoding TonB-dependent receptor, whose translation MLLAGASPLAISTMAVAQEAGAEVEEVIVTGIRASQIRSVDIKRTETALVDAISSEDIGKLPDVTIADSLQRVSGIQIQRNAGEGSTVNIRGLKQVVTLLNGEQYLSAGNLGEAQPNLTDVPAQLMNQVLVYKTTDPNNILSGISGTIDLRTRRPFMMPSGLQLTGGAEYQRGEDTKHDDYLVNALASWRNDRMGALIGVAASNANLGNNYSGTVALSGNNDWGGGAPNNFISPHGFESFNRVVERERLAVNGAVEFDLGEGFTLVAEGFYAKLDEYDRKVGINISNRWSGDAFGVWTKPTAFASSGVTGGNGRPWVAVDEYDIDAWWVNSFSVNRTTKSESKNLNLELTYDNDGPFTAEVRAIYADGDRLSMNGQAQGDLSNWRAGPGRFTLFRDANDLTRGTFYPAAIAAKFPTRLTNGVVGSAGGRFVDPNPLGYGQNPQLHYNISGNSPVWSGFDRPISGGLGAGKTLTDYMANKDSYAIGAFSSEGNNEINSELSVFRADGHYRFEDEPFLGFITNVDVGVRGSDRSVEVEQFHLFSGFYGGVPGAVQANGSPVPAGGCEAQWKAIDVVMNQNQCQAGEFVPDPVTGQMVFQGYTVNAPTRLDTYNNVIWVDSYGGVTKGIPGVWAVDPRDFDDAEAFHKRVFGGANRVTVPGQTYDVDLREQSAYAAGNFAIGRLTGDVGVKMIRTELLVRQNITGDTRNYGDTNADAGDTVTRRKYTDWLPSLNAQYQITDALKARFSYSKTMQPLDLTNYGGALKINTADDPGLGIRVVTSAESIGNPDLDPWRSDNFDVGLEYYVGQASMFSISAFKLKIKSFVTSGVISGQFPDQDGVIRRTVNVTLPVQGDGGEVEGLEVGAKVAFSDFVTTPFLENFGVDTNFTYSPSEESRLGVDGEKLPFVQNSKNQYNLIGWYQDDKWQVRVAYNYRSDRLQEVMSNNIPIFQDATQYVDVNVSYAVRDNVTVYFNGSNITGEIEDYYARFAKGSTQYVWQNEFEPRYTLGVRAKW comes from the coding sequence ATGCTGCTGGCGGGGGCCTCGCCCCTGGCGATCTCGACCATGGCCGTCGCCCAGGAAGCGGGCGCGGAAGTCGAAGAAGTCATCGTCACCGGCATCCGCGCCTCGCAGATCCGGTCGGTGGATATCAAGCGCACCGAGACCGCGCTGGTCGACGCCATCTCCTCGGAAGACATCGGCAAGCTTCCCGACGTCACCATCGCCGACTCGCTGCAGCGCGTGTCGGGCATCCAGATCCAGCGCAACGCGGGTGAAGGCTCGACGGTCAATATCCGCGGCCTCAAGCAGGTCGTCACCCTGCTGAACGGCGAGCAGTATCTGAGCGCCGGCAACTTGGGCGAGGCGCAGCCGAACCTGACCGACGTGCCCGCCCAGCTGATGAACCAGGTGCTGGTCTACAAGACGACCGACCCCAACAACATCCTGTCGGGCATCTCGGGCACCATCGACCTGCGCACGCGTCGCCCCTTCATGATGCCGTCGGGCCTGCAGCTGACCGGCGGCGCCGAGTATCAGCGCGGCGAAGACACCAAGCATGACGACTACCTGGTCAACGCCCTGGCCAGCTGGCGCAATGACCGCATGGGCGCCCTGATCGGCGTCGCGGCCAGCAACGCCAACCTGGGCAACAACTATTCGGGCACTGTGGCCCTGTCGGGCAACAACGACTGGGGCGGCGGCGCGCCGAATAACTTCATCTCGCCGCACGGCTTTGAGAGCTTCAACCGCGTGGTCGAGCGCGAGCGTCTGGCCGTCAACGGCGCCGTCGAATTCGATCTGGGCGAAGGCTTCACCCTGGTCGCCGAGGGCTTCTACGCCAAGCTCGACGAGTATGACCGCAAGGTCGGGATCAACATCTCCAACCGCTGGTCGGGCGACGCCTTTGGCGTGTGGACCAAGCCGACGGCTTTCGCCAGCAGCGGCGTCACCGGCGGCAACGGCCGCCCCTGGGTCGCGGTCGATGAGTATGACATTGACGCCTGGTGGGTGAACTCGTTCAGCGTGAACCGCACCACCAAATCGGAATCCAAGAACCTCAACCTGGAACTGACCTACGACAACGACGGTCCTTTCACCGCCGAAGTCCGCGCTATCTACGCCGATGGCGACCGCCTGAGCATGAACGGCCAGGCCCAGGGCGACCTGAGCAACTGGCGCGCCGGCCCCGGCCGATTCACCCTGTTCCGCGACGCCAACGACCTGACCCGCGGCACCTTCTATCCCGCCGCCATCGCGGCCAAGTTCCCCACCCGCCTGACCAACGGTGTCGTCGGCAGCGCCGGCGGCCGCTTTGTGGACCCCAACCCGCTGGGCTACGGCCAGAACCCGCAGCTGCACTACAACATCAGCGGCAACAGCCCGGTGTGGAGCGGCTTTGATCGTCCCATCAGCGGCGGCCTGGGCGCGGGCAAGACGCTGACCGACTACATGGCCAACAAGGACAGCTACGCGATCGGCGCTTTCTCGTCCGAGGGCAACAACGAGATCAACTCCGAACTGTCGGTCTTCCGCGCCGACGGCCACTATCGCTTTGAGGACGAGCCTTTCCTGGGCTTCATCACCAATGTCGACGTGGGCGTTCGCGGCAGCGACCGGTCGGTCGAGGTCGAGCAGTTCCACCTGTTCTCGGGCTTCTACGGCGGCGTTCCGGGTGCGGTGCAGGCCAATGGCTCGCCCGTTCCGGCTGGCGGCTGCGAAGCCCAATGGAAGGCAATCGACGTGGTCATGAACCAGAACCAGTGCCAGGCGGGCGAGTTCGTGCCCGATCCCGTCACCGGCCAGATGGTTTTCCAAGGCTATACGGTCAACGCGCCGACCCGTCTGGACACCTACAACAATGTGATCTGGGTGGACTCCTACGGGGGTGTCACCAAAGGTATCCCCGGTGTGTGGGCGGTTGATCCGCGTGACTTCGACGACGCCGAAGCTTTCCACAAGCGCGTGTTCGGCGGCGCCAACCGGGTCACTGTCCCCGGCCAGACCTACGACGTGGACCTGCGCGAGCAGAGCGCCTACGCGGCGGGCAACTTCGCGATCGGACGCCTGACCGGCGACGTGGGCGTGAAGATGATCCGCACCGAACTGCTGGTGCGCCAGAACATCACCGGCGACACCCGCAACTACGGCGACACCAACGCCGACGCGGGCGATACGGTCACGCGCCGCAAGTACACCGACTGGCTGCCGTCGCTGAACGCGCAGTACCAGATCACCGACGCCCTGAAGGCGCGCTTCTCGTACTCCAAGACGATGCAGCCGCTGGATCTGACCAACTACGGCGGCGCGCTGAAGATCAACACCGCCGATGATCCGGGCCTGGGCATCCGCGTCGTCACCAGCGCCGAATCCATCGGCAACCCCGATCTGGATCCGTGGCGTTCGGACAACTTCGACGTCGGCCTGGAATACTATGTCGGTCAGGCTTCGATGTTCTCGATCTCGGCCTTCAAGCTGAAGATCAAGAGCTTCGTCACCAGCGGCGTGATCAGCGGCCAGTTCCCCGACCAGGACGGCGTCATCCGCCGCACCGTCAACGTCACCCTGCCGGTTCAGGGCGATGGCGGCGAGGTCGAGGGCCTGGAAGTCGGCGCCAAGGTCGCCTTCAGCGACTTTGTCACCACGCCGTTCCTCGAGAACTTCGGTGTCGACACCAACTTCACCTACTCGCCGAGCGAGGAGTCGCGTCTGGGCGTCGATGGCGAGAAGCTGCCGTTCGTTCAGAACTCCAAGAACCAGTACAACCTCATCGGCTGGTATCAGGACGACAAGTGGCAGGTGCGGGTGGCCTACAACTACCGCAGCGACCGCCTGCAAGAGGTGATGAGCAACAACATCCCGATCTTCCAGGATGCGACCCAATACGTGGACGTCAACGTCAGCTACGCCGTGCGTGACAACGTGACCGTCTACTTCAACGGGTCCAACATCACCGGCGAGATCGAGGATTACTACGCTCGCTTCGCCAAGGGCTCGACCCAGTACGTCTGGCAAAACGAGTTCGAGCCTCGCTACACCCTGGGCGTCCGCGCCAAGTGGTGA
- a CDS encoding response regulator transcription factor: protein MQVALLDDDETHNALTRGLLEAAGWDCVCFTRPADFLAAFRRQTFDLVMVDWNMPGMDGLQVISAMGELPITPPPVLLVTSRSQESDVVAGLNAGADDYIVKPVEPSVLVARVNALVRRLSKTLSADGPESFGRYRLDPASDAVSLNGETIAMTAKEFALARQLFAHAGRALSRDYLLQKIWGQRPDLESRTLDAHVSRLRSKLSLRPDNGFRLVTVYGFGYRLEPCQEVAASMSLENL, encoded by the coding sequence ATGCAGGTCGCCCTGCTGGACGACGATGAAACGCACAACGCGCTCACCCGCGGCCTGCTGGAGGCGGCGGGCTGGGACTGCGTCTGTTTCACGCGTCCGGCCGACTTTCTCGCCGCCTTCCGCCGCCAGACCTTTGATCTTGTGATGGTCGATTGGAACATGCCGGGCATGGACGGTCTGCAGGTGATCTCCGCCATGGGCGAACTGCCGATCACGCCGCCGCCCGTGCTGCTGGTCACCAGCCGCTCCCAGGAAAGCGACGTGGTCGCGGGCCTGAACGCCGGGGCCGACGACTACATCGTCAAGCCCGTCGAGCCGAGCGTTCTGGTGGCCCGGGTCAACGCCCTGGTCCGGCGGCTGAGCAAGACGCTGTCGGCGGATGGTCCTGAAAGCTTTGGCCGTTATCGCCTCGATCCCGCCAGCGACGCCGTCAGTCTGAACGGCGAGACCATCGCCATGACCGCCAAGGAATTCGCCCTGGCGCGTCAGCTGTTCGCCCACGCCGGCCGCGCTCTTTCGCGTGACTACCTGCTCCAGAAGATCTGGGGGCAGCGTCCGGACCTGGAGAGCCGCACGCTCGACGCCCATGTCTCGCGCCTGCGCAGCAAGCTGTCGCTGCGGCCGGACAACGGCTTTCGTCTCGTGACCGTCTATGGCTTCGGCTATCGCCTTGAGCCCTGCCAGGAGGTCGCCGCCTCCATGAGCCTGGAGAATCTATGA
- a CDS encoding sugar phosphate isomerase/epimerase family protein — translation MGDLSRRGFLAAAVASTATPAVAARSPWPMALQLWSVDAQLATDFEPTLRRLAQIGYVSVETAGMHGRTPQAFRKALEAAGLRCDSAHVSMPDLEADPDKAIAMAGDLGARYLVCSSPAPSRPLETGVDWNAALGRAMTLDGWKRNADLLNRFGAQAAKAGLRLGYHNHLAEAGLYEGVRAYDLLLERTEAGLVCMELDVAWAAAGGLNPATLLRAHPKRIELLHLKDLRDTKTTSDTGEVITTTEVGRGTIDWSAVIAAGEAAGVRAAFVEQEAPYVRPIFESLRISRDFLAGR, via the coding sequence ATGGGCGACCTGTCTCGCCGCGGCTTCCTGGCGGCGGCCGTGGCTTCGACCGCCACGCCCGCAGTGGCGGCGCGGTCGCCCTGGCCGATGGCGTTGCAGCTTTGGTCGGTCGATGCGCAGCTCGCGACCGACTTCGAGCCAACCCTGCGGCGGCTGGCGCAGATCGGCTATGTCAGCGTCGAAACGGCCGGCATGCACGGTCGCACGCCGCAGGCGTTCCGAAAGGCGCTGGAGGCGGCCGGTCTGCGCTGCGACAGCGCCCACGTTTCCATGCCCGATCTGGAGGCCGACCCGGACAAGGCCATCGCCATGGCGGGGGACCTGGGCGCGCGATACCTGGTCTGTTCGTCGCCGGCGCCGTCAAGGCCGCTGGAGACGGGCGTCGACTGGAACGCGGCGCTGGGCCGGGCCATGACCCTGGACGGCTGGAAGCGCAACGCCGACCTGCTGAACCGCTTTGGAGCGCAGGCCGCCAAGGCGGGCTTGCGTCTCGGCTATCACAACCACCTTGCGGAGGCCGGTCTGTACGAAGGCGTGCGAGCCTATGACCTGTTGCTGGAGCGGACAGAGGCCGGGCTTGTCTGCATGGAGCTGGACGTCGCCTGGGCCGCCGCGGGGGGACTTAATCCCGCGACTTTGTTGCGAGCTCACCCGAAGAGAATTGAGCTACTGCACCTGAAGGATTTGAGGGACACGAAGACGACTTCGGATACAGGCGAGGTCATCACGACTACCGAGGTGGGGCGCGGGACGATCGACTGGTCGGCTGTCATCGCGGCGGGTGAGGCGGCCGGCGTGCGCGCCGCCTTCGTGGAGCAGGAAGCGCCCTATGTGCGTCCGATCTTCGAATCCCTGCGGATCAGCCGGGACTTCCTGGCTGGACGCTAG
- a CDS encoding tryptophan halogenase family protein → MTDTNPNAIKKIVVIGGGSAGWISAAMLSHYFKDGSCEIELVESEEIGTVGVGESTIPPFLQLITSLGIDEREFIQATQASFKLAIRFENWRQKGDVYYHPFGKIGGPIGANEFYHCWLRAKANGHPSALIDYAPAGVMADQWKFMLPSQAQGTPAASASYAVHIDAHLVAKYLRGFAEARGVKRTEGLINDVVTRADGGIEKVILKDGREVAGEMFIDCSGFRSILNGKALGTEFLDWSDVLLCDRAVATQTVNINPPHPYTLAQAQDFGWRWRIPLQHRAGNGYVFCSKYCSDDEAVATLLSQVEGEVLREPWVLGFKSGMRKQLWNKNCVAVGLAGGFIEPLESTALHLIYRGMDFLLRFFPDKSFDPALAAEYNRRMAMDYEEIRDFIVLHYRTTEREDTPFWRAYREVELPQSLKERIELFQAHGVLRDGVDDMFRAPSWQSVMEGMGIRPRRYQQLVDRIPYPAIEEILNKAAPMMKSFVDKLPSHDEFLKTHCPAPIPEAVARGPKSAAKA, encoded by the coding sequence ATGACCGACACCAATCCCAACGCCATCAAGAAGATCGTGGTCATCGGCGGCGGCTCGGCCGGCTGGATATCGGCCGCCATGCTGAGCCACTACTTCAAGGATGGAAGCTGCGAGATCGAGCTCGTGGAGTCCGAGGAGATCGGCACGGTCGGCGTGGGCGAATCGACCATCCCGCCCTTTCTGCAGCTGATCACCAGCCTGGGCATCGACGAGCGGGAGTTCATCCAGGCCACCCAAGCCAGCTTCAAGCTGGCGATCCGGTTCGAGAACTGGCGTCAGAAGGGCGATGTCTACTACCACCCGTTCGGCAAGATCGGCGGACCGATCGGCGCCAACGAGTTCTATCATTGCTGGCTGCGGGCCAAGGCCAACGGTCACCCGTCCGCCCTGATCGACTACGCGCCCGCCGGCGTGATGGCCGACCAGTGGAAGTTCATGCTGCCCTCCCAGGCCCAGGGCACCCCGGCGGCCAGCGCCAGCTACGCCGTCCACATCGACGCCCACCTGGTCGCCAAATACCTGCGCGGCTTCGCCGAAGCGCGAGGGGTCAAGCGCACCGAAGGCCTGATCAACGACGTGGTCACCCGCGCCGATGGCGGCATCGAGAAGGTGATCCTGAAGGATGGCCGCGAGGTCGCGGGCGAGATGTTCATCGACTGCTCGGGGTTCCGCTCGATCCTGAACGGCAAGGCGCTCGGCACCGAGTTCCTCGACTGGTCGGACGTGCTGCTGTGCGACCGCGCGGTGGCCACCCAGACCGTCAACATCAACCCGCCCCACCCCTACACCCTGGCCCAGGCGCAGGACTTCGGCTGGCGCTGGCGCATCCCGTTGCAGCATCGCGCGGGCAACGGTTACGTCTTCTGCAGCAAGTACTGCAGCGACGATGAGGCGGTCGCCACCCTGCTGAGCCAGGTCGAGGGCGAAGTGCTGCGCGAGCCCTGGGTGCTGGGCTTCAAGAGCGGCATGCGCAAGCAGCTGTGGAACAAGAACTGCGTGGCCGTTGGCCTGGCCGGCGGCTTCATCGAGCCGCTGGAGTCCACGGCCCTGCATCTGATTTATCGCGGCATGGACTTCCTGCTGCGGTTCTTCCCCGACAAGAGCTTCGATCCGGCCCTGGCCGCCGAATACAACCGGCGCATGGCCATGGACTATGAGGAGATCCGCGACTTCATCGTGCTGCACTATCGCACGACCGAGCGGGAAGACACGCCGTTCTGGCGCGCCTATCGCGAGGTGGAGCTACCCCAGTCCCTGAAGGAGCGGATCGAGCTGTTCCAGGCCCATGGTGTTCTGCGTGACGGCGTCGACGACATGTTCCGCGCCCCGTCCTGGCAGTCGGTTATGGAGGGCATGGGCATCCGTCCCCGCCGCTACCAGCAGCTTGTCGATCGCATCCCCTACCCGGCCATCGAGGAGATCCTCAACAAGGCCGCCCCGATGATGAAGAGCTTCGTCGACAAGCTGCCCAGCCATGACGAGTTCCTGAAGACCCATTGTCCGGCGCCGATCCCCGAAGCCGTGGCCAGGGGCCCCAAGAGCGCGGCCAAGGCGTAA
- a CDS encoding FecR domain-containing protein translates to MKAPALALAALLAFAAPAVAAPAPQAPETPIAYVVRQGDNLYTLAQRYLIRLNDHKRVRTASGVRNVRALRVGSTLKIDPQLLRFEPIEARLVAVSGAVTLQDARGSTPAVRDALILEGHRLITGANSFATFQLADGSRVTLPSNSRMRIVQLRRLLLDGSLQRLFELEAGRGGVSATPAENANSQFRVRTPLSVTAVRGTEFRVVHAEADNRSATEVIEGLVGVGATQTTVAETPVKATFGVTAGAQGVGEPMALLPAPDLAPGGAVQEEPQLKFAAKPAEGAVSYRFQLANDAGFVDLFAEGDSGDGQATFPSVRDGTYFVRLTAVDRNGLEGLPSVYSFDRTLNVLEPGAPPQPEGEAKMRRFLFRWNASGEGVRTYRFQLSADPQMTTLTVDQPGLTQPQATITNLAAGAWYWRVVSVRYKDGAFTQKLGPIQQLRIGQ, encoded by the coding sequence ATGAAAGCCCCAGCCCTCGCCTTGGCCGCGCTGCTTGCGTTCGCCGCGCCCGCCGTCGCCGCGCCCGCCCCGCAAGCCCCCGAGACCCCGATCGCCTATGTCGTGCGGCAGGGCGACAATCTCTACACCCTGGCCCAGCGCTATCTGATCCGGCTGAACGACCACAAGCGCGTGCGCACCGCCAGCGGCGTGCGCAATGTGCGCGCGCTTCGGGTCGGCTCGACCCTGAAGATCGATCCGCAGCTTCTGCGTTTCGAGCCCATCGAGGCGCGGCTGGTGGCGGTAAGCGGCGCGGTCACCCTGCAGGACGCGCGCGGCTCGACGCCGGCCGTGCGCGACGCCCTGATCTTAGAAGGCCATCGTCTGATCACCGGGGCCAACTCCTTCGCCACCTTCCAGCTGGCCGATGGTTCGCGGGTCACCCTGCCGTCCAATTCGCGCATGCGCATCGTGCAGCTGCGTCGCCTGCTGCTGGACGGCAGCCTGCAGCGGCTGTTCGAGCTGGAGGCCGGCCGCGGGGGCGTCAGCGCCACGCCGGCCGAGAACGCCAATTCGCAGTTTCGGGTGCGCACCCCGCTGTCGGTGACGGCGGTTCGCGGCACCGAGTTCCGGGTCGTTCACGCCGAGGCGGACAATCGCTCGGCCACCGAGGTGATCGAAGGCCTGGTCGGCGTCGGCGCGACGCAGACGACGGTCGCCGAGACCCCTGTGAAGGCCACGTTCGGCGTCACCGCCGGCGCGCAGGGCGTGGGCGAGCCGATGGCTCTGCTGCCGGCGCCGGATCTCGCGCCTGGCGGGGCCGTGCAGGAGGAGCCGCAGCTGAAATTCGCGGCCAAACCCGCCGAGGGCGCGGTCAGCTATCGCTTCCAGCTGGCCAATGACGCGGGCTTCGTCGATCTCTTCGCCGAGGGGGATAGCGGCGACGGGCAGGCGACCTTCCCCTCTGTGCGCGACGGCACCTACTTCGTTCGTCTCACGGCGGTGGATCGCAACGGGCTGGAGGGCCTGCCCAGCGTCTACAGTTTTGATCGCACGCTCAATGTGCTGGAGCCGGGCGCGCCGCCGCAGCCGGAGGGCGAGGCCAAGATGCGGCGCTTCCTGTTCCGCTGGAACGCCAGCGGCGAGGGCGTGCGCACCTATCGCTTCCAGCTGTCGGCCGACCCGCAGATGACGACCCTGACCGTCGACCAGCCGGGCCTGACGCAGCCCCAGGCGACGATCACCAACCTGGCGGCCGGCGCCTGGTACTGGCGGGTGGTCTCGGTCCGCTACAAGGACGGCGCCTTCACCCAGAAGCTGGGACCGATCCAGCAACTGCGCATCGGTCAGTAG
- a CDS encoding tryptophan halogenase family protein gives MSDNRIKSIVIVGGGTAGWMAAASLRRHFHKLPIDITLVESAEIGTIGVGEATIPTIRRFYQALGLTDLDVLKATQGTCKLGIQFRDWNAPGSSFIHPFGLYGQELRGVGFHHYWLKMRQAGKAADIGQYCLGASLAAGNRFTTPSQNPPSTLSIFDWALHFDAGLFAQLMRKTAEADGVTRVEGNIAKVHQRAEDGFIESVELSDGRIVEGELFIDCSGFRGLLIEQTLKTGYEDWSQWLFCDRALAVQSVGTPDPPSYTDVLALSSGWRWRIPLRHRFGNGYVYSSRFIDDDAAKAELVATIPDRLLFEPRPIRFTPGRRKKTWNKNCVSLGLASGFLEPLESTSIALIETGIEKIKQLFPDRRFDPRVIDEFNDWSQREFERVRDFIILHYKAAQRADTPFWRHCRDAEIPDTLAHKIESFRSRGHFIRYRWEMFQPASWLAIYAGFGIMPEDYDPAVDVLDADGLARSLEEMRRNVQAAVESAPTHQDFLERFCGPYLPDAVKEMA, from the coding sequence GTGAGCGACAACCGCATCAAGAGCATCGTCATTGTCGGCGGCGGAACCGCCGGCTGGATGGCCGCCGCCAGCCTTCGCCGGCACTTCCACAAGCTTCCCATCGACATCACGCTCGTCGAGTCGGCCGAGATCGGCACGATCGGCGTGGGCGAAGCGACCATCCCCACCATCCGGCGCTTCTATCAGGCGCTGGGCCTGACGGACCTGGACGTTCTCAAGGCGACCCAAGGCACCTGCAAGCTGGGCATCCAGTTTCGCGACTGGAACGCGCCCGGCTCGTCCTTCATCCATCCCTTCGGCCTCTATGGGCAGGAGCTGCGTGGGGTCGGCTTCCATCACTACTGGCTGAAGATGCGCCAGGCCGGGAAGGCCGCCGATATCGGTCAGTACTGCCTGGGCGCGAGCCTGGCGGCCGGGAACCGTTTCACCACGCCTTCGCAAAATCCGCCGTCCACCCTGTCGATCTTCGACTGGGCCCTGCATTTCGATGCGGGCCTGTTCGCCCAGCTGATGCGCAAGACCGCCGAGGCCGATGGCGTCACGCGCGTCGAGGGGAACATCGCCAAGGTCCACCAACGCGCCGAGGACGGCTTCATCGAGTCGGTGGAGTTGAGCGACGGGCGGATCGTCGAGGGCGAGCTGTTCATCGACTGCTCGGGATTCAGAGGCCTGTTGATCGAGCAGACGCTGAAGACCGGTTACGAGGACTGGAGCCAGTGGCTGTTCTGCGATCGGGCTCTGGCGGTCCAGAGCGTCGGCACGCCTGATCCGCCGTCCTACACCGATGTCCTGGCGCTTTCGTCGGGATGGCGCTGGCGCATTCCGCTGCGCCATCGTTTCGGCAACGGCTACGTCTATTCAAGCCGCTTTATCGACGATGACGCCGCCAAGGCCGAACTGGTCGCCACCATTCCCGACCGGCTGCTGTTCGAGCCCCGCCCGATCCGCTTCACGCCGGGCCGCCGCAAGAAGACCTGGAACAAGAACTGCGTCTCGCTGGGCCTGGCCTCGGGCTTCCTGGAGCCGCTGGAGAGCACCAGCATCGCGCTGATCGAGACGGGCATCGAGAAGATCAAGCAGCTGTTTCCCGACCGCCGCTTCGACCCCCGCGTGATCGATGAGTTCAACGACTGGTCGCAGCGCGAGTTCGAGCGCGTGCGCGACTTCATCATCCTGCACTACAAGGCCGCCCAGCGCGCCGACACGCCGTTCTGGCGTCACTGCCGCGACGCCGAGATCCCCGATACCCTGGCCCACAAGATCGAGAGCTTCCGTAGTCGCGGACACTTCATCCGCTACCGCTGGGAGATGTTCCAGCCGGCGAGCTGGCTGGCGATCTATGCGGGCTTTGGGATCATGCCGGAGGACTACGATCCGGCTGTGGACGTCCTGGACGCCGATGGCTTGGCGCGCAGTCTCGAAGAGATGCGGCGCAATGTGCAGGCCGCCGTGGAGAGCGCGCCCACGCACCAGGACTTCCTTGAACGCTTCTGCGGCCCTTACCTGCCTGACGCCGTCAAAGAGATGGCGTAA